A region from the Melospiza georgiana isolate bMelGeo1 chromosome 10, bMelGeo1.pri, whole genome shotgun sequence genome encodes:
- the LOC131087650 gene encoding G-protein coupled receptor 35-like, with the protein MQGRQASHLPAGLLQAPQSAGGGTSHTNGDDRGSCALCSGAPRVLSRPALLLSQPPEIVIRGHLTGHVQGALLVLPAQHSTAGLEELTLSEDSKRTGTVRFDTPKMNHSSCNITAYEIFSVFQLCVYIPVLVLGIVLNVLALWVFCYKLGKWTETRVYMVNLAVADCLLLFTLPFKTLSQFQRLKVGGWCLVLEGGYFTNRFMSIGIITLIAADRYLAIKYPLRSKALRSPLMAAFASGVLWTVIICETSLIKSFEDRREDDFCFEKSSVTPSVITLCTIIAGFFIPLLILSYCSIKIIAELRRKKTDNCCNEMLTRKAVYIVSANMAVFIICFLPLYLGHLLRFVLDSVSSDCSAIQSVNNFVHFASILANTNCCLDAICYYFVNQEFKEASPKLAKSKSEAGEGAEIQLSLVTR; encoded by the exons ATGCAGGGCAGACAAGCCTCtcacctccctgcagggctATTGCAGGCTCCTCAGTCAGCAGGAGGTGGTACAAGCCACACCAATGGTGATGACAGAGGAAGCTGTGCCCTTTGTTCAGGAGCACCGCGGGTGCTTTCTCGGCCAGCGTTGCTGCTCTCACAGCCACCAGAAATTGTGATCAGAGGACACCTGACTGGTCATGTGCAAGGAGCACTGCTCgtcctgcctgcacagcactccacagctgggctggaggaacTCACTCTCTCCGAGGACAGCAAGAGAACAGG AACTGTACGTTTTGATACTCCCAAAATGaaccacagcagctgcaatATCACAGCCTATGAAATATTCTCAGTTTTCCAGCTGTGTGTTTACATCCCAGTTCTGGTTTTGGGCATTGTGCTGAACGTGTTGGCGCTGTGGGTGTTCTGTTACAAACTTGGCAAATGGACAGAAACCAGAGTGTACATGGTCAACTTGGCTGTGGCTGACTGCTTGCTGCTCTTCACCTTGCCGTTCAAAACTCTGTCCCAGTTCCAGCGCCTGAAGGTGGGTGGCTGGTGCCTGGTTCTGGAAGGTGGCTATTTCACAAACCGCTTCATGAGCATCGGCATCATCACCCTCATTGCTGCTGACAGGTACCTTGCAATCAAGTACCCTTTGAGATCCAAGGCACTCAGGTCTCCACTGATGGCAGCTTTTGCCTCTGGAGTCCTCTGGACAGTCATCATCTGTGAGACTTCTCTCATTAAAAGCTTTGAGGACCGAAGAGAAGACgatttttgctttgaaaaatctTCTGTGACACCCTCGGTGATCACACTGTGTACCATTATTGCGGGGTTTTTCATACCGCTGCTCATCTTGAGTTACTGCTCCATAAAAATCATTGCAGAGCTCAGGAGGAAGAAGACTGACAACTGTTGCAATGAAATGCTGACCAGGAAAGCTGTCTACATTGTGTCTGCAAACATGGCTGTGTTCATCATCTGCTTTTTACCTCTTTATCTCGGGCATCTGCTCCGCTTCGTCCTGGACTCCGTCAGCTCCGACTGCTCGGCAATACAGAGCGTCAACAACTTCGTGCACTTCGCCTCCATCCTGGCCAACACAAACTGCTGCCTGGATGCCATTTGTTACTACTTTGTCAACCAGGAATTTAAGGAAGCATCTCCCAAGCTAGCAAAGTCCAAATCTGAGGCCGGTGAAGGAGCTGAAATTCAGCTCTCACTTGTAACACGTTAA